From the Juglans microcarpa x Juglans regia isolate MS1-56 chromosome 7D, Jm3101_v1.0, whole genome shotgun sequence genome, the window CCCATAACAATATCTGCCTCAAGCAATGAGTCCAAGCAGACAGTATGCAGGAAAGTATATGAACCTGAACAACATAATTGCCATACTGATCTTGTGCCAACATGCTAACAGCTCCTAAAATCTCATCCATAACTTTACTTTGTGTATTTAGATCTTTGCAGTGTTCTAGTACTCTCTGCAATATGAAGTAAATATTGTTATGGAACCACTGATAATCACAgtttaaatgaaataatcaaaacCTAGAATTAAACAGTAAAACATTTCTCAACCTGTATCACCCGACAACCATATGGATGGGTGGAAAGGGTGACAACTTGATCAAAGAATGTTGAGACAATAAAGTTAATTGCATCTTCGGGAACACATTCTATGCATTTCTGGATGACGTGGTTCCCATTCTGATCACGTACACAGCGCATGACATGACCTTCAAGCTCTTCAACCATTCTGATCTTCTGGTCCAGATCAACAACTTCTATTGCCTGAACAGTTAAACAAATCATGTCACGGCCAGATCCTTCCATAAAACCCCTCATAATAATCACATCATTTGGTCATCAGCACTAGCATTTGACAAAATCAGATGAAGAGCATAGTATAGCAAGATAATCTAAGTGCAAACaaaagtagagagaaaaatCAGTGCCAAAACACAGCTATAGATATGACTGAAGCTTCTTCAGTTTAAAGGAGTATTATAAAGATAGAATAGTGCCAAAATAACTATTTCATGCCGAACCAATATCAGAATTATACCataatttttgggatgaaaccCTTAAATTGACCAAAAGGCAATcttgaaagaaaattatgaaaaagaatgATTACAACCAAACAACGAGAACAAATGATTTAAcagtcaaaagaaaaaaatgaaggaagagTTGGTGCATGCCTGAAGTGCGTTATGGATAGAGACCCATACATGAAAATTTTCAGCAACACAATAGTATAAAAAATGTTGCAAGATCAAAAGATTATTGATACCATTTTGGATCATTCGACAATCATATAATCAAAGGGTTAAGTGGGAACAAAATCATAACACCAAAATGTTGACAAGTCACAAAACTATTGATACCTTCTGGATCACTCGACAACCATACATTTGAAGGCTCAGTGTCAGCACGTTGCCAAGAAGCTTGTTAGCCAATTCCCTCCTCTGGGATGGAAGTCCATGCTCAAAAAACTGTATTCAACTACCCAGTGTTActtaaattaaatcttacaagaaatataaactaaatatgtttgagaataagaaaaatgtaatttaCCTTCTGAACAACATAATTGCCAAACACATCGGTCATTAAAGCAAGAGCTTGGGGCATAATTTCCTGGTAAACCATGTTTTTCTCTTCTATCATTGCTGTTTCAAGTTTCTGTTGAATAAATCGGCTCCCATACTGATCCGCACTGCTCATAGAAGATGTAAAACCACAGAAATCAATTTCaggaagctttttttttttatcggtagaAATCAATCAGGAAGCTAGCACAGCAATAGAGCACAAGAAAATCAATAACCAGTACATACCTAAATTCAACGACATAACCAGCAATTTCAGAAAGCTCAAAACACTTAGTTTTATTGCTCTTAAACTCTTCTAGTAGGGAGGAAGCTAAGCTTTCGTCCATGTGATATCCAGCATCCAGTTGCCAAGGTCCCATGACACCCCCTGCTAAGTTTCTCATGCCAGAATGAAAACGCATGTTCAGCTCACTGTGCCTCATAGGGCTACCAGGTCCAACTGGAGAGTTGGGGATAACAGAACCTGCCACTGGACTTCCAGGATAAGACATACCAACACCAAATGCAGGATTTCCATAATAACCATGATGATTAGAACCAACAGATTTACTGCTCAATGGAACACTGTACTGAGATTTCTGAGGGGATAGAAGAGTCCCAAGATAAGCTTTCCGGAGCTCCAGTAAATTAATGTATGAGTTACCTAGGTAGTTCCTATCCAAAGAAGGGTCATTGAGAGCAGCAAGCTGTGCTGCATACTCGGATGTCCTCAAGTACTGAAGATACATCGGATCAACAAATGATGCCTGAACGCCGTTCCCTGCCATTTGGTTGCCCATTCTACCCAGATTATGTGTTTCAGATGCAGCAGCTCCAGAAGGCAAACCTCCTGCAAGAACTCTCGAGTCCATCCCAGGGGCTGCCATAGCAGATGCTGCAGCAATATTTTCATACAACGGTGGCAGATTACCAGTTCCAATTTGGCTGGCCATCATGGATGCCAAAGCTGGATTTATGTTGTAACCGGTTAAACCATAGTTAGTAAATGACGAATTCGTGCCATCTACATGCTGATACTGAGCAGCTAATCCACCTCCACCATTAGGAGATCCTTTTAAGTAGGAATTACCAGAAGAAAGACCAGATTTTTGCAGTTCCACTTGCCTATCCGAGGGTGAGTTGTGCAGGTCTGACCCAGCCCCATTGCTCTTAACCGAATCAGAGTACGACACTTTTGCTGAATGAGGAGCAGAAGGCATATGTAAATGCCCAGATTCTGACTTTTTAAGGTATGCTTGTTGCTTGATATGATTCTGACTACCTTGTAGACCAAATAGATAGTTTGTCTGTTTGTCTACATCCTGTTCAATCTGTGATGGCAAATGGTTTTCATCATCCAAAACACCATTAGCTGACAAGTTCATGCCGGACAAAGCAGCCACCAGATCTGTAGACTCGTTAAAGCCAGATGAAATGCCATTAAATGAATTTGGACTAGTAATGCCTCTCTTTTCAGATGTGTTAGCTCTGCCTCCTCCAATAGGAGTGATGCAAGGGCTAGGAGCCCTAGCAACAAGTTGAGGATCTGGAGTTGTGCTTCTTGACAAGGAAGCACCAAGAGCAGCAGCATATGTATATGAAGAAGGTGTGACATTGTGGACAGCAGATGAGCCCTGACCATTTGCACCAGATCGTAAAGCATCAGACGTTTTCAATTCATGGCGCAAATGAGCTAGCTCTGCTTCAGCGGATCCTGCTGcttcaacattttcatcaaaaGCATTGCGGCTGACTGGACGCGATGGAATTCCAGTGACAGGAGTTGGACGCCCCAAGTCATCCTGCACATTTATTAGATTAGAAATCaccaagacaaaaaaaaaaaaaaaaaaaaaaaattacgaggAAAAGAGTAGACAAGTCAAACTAGGGGGAACTTGCCCATCAGTGTAATAATGATCAACCAAACTTGATGATGGTAAGCCAGATAGACATGCAAAACAAAGAACAGCTGCTCAAGAACCTTAGATTTAAAAAGCATATGCCTTCAGAACAAAACTAATGAAGCAGAGAGTTGAACAACATTACAACATTGATCACAGAAAAGAGAGAGGCCATACTTTAAGCAATACAAGAGATCAAAAAGAGACGCAAActaaaatttaatgattaacAATAACCTAGAAGACAAAGGAAGATACATTCTTTTGGCAGATTTCAAGGCCCTTTGAAGCAGATTTAAAGGCCCAAAGTACTCAAAGGGCAGTCAACTCAATATTGGCACCTAATATACAAGCAAATATGTAGTTAAGACCATGAAAGGATATGTCAAGAGTTTAAAACAGGCAACTAATATTCACATATTTATCTGATCTAGGAATATAAAAGCACTACAAGTTACAAAAACtggtgaaaatgaaaatatgaccTTACAAAGATCGGGAATTCAAGTCAACAGCAAGATGTAGACTAAGAACTTTCATCAACCATTACATTTCATAGCCTCGCACTTTAATGGTCACGTTTcatattattacttatcaaaataataataatcacttCTCATATAAATCCCCCAAAACAAGGACATCAACTGGTATTTATGGTAAACAACCTCACCTAATCCAAAAGTTCAACTTACATTAATGGTTACAATCTTGACTCTTGCATAATAGAAGGGTAGTCACTAAGGAGAAATCCGAAATCCTCTGTTCTAACTGACATTTTGATAGTATAGATTCATTAAGCTAGGTTTATCAAACTGACTTCATATGTTGTAGACGACATGATTAACTAATTTTCATTTGATTCTTAATTACAAGAACATCAATTTCCAGTAGAGATCCTACTGACTTGGAATTTCCAACTGATAGCAGAGACGTGTAGCCATGATAAATGTACAATTTAGAGATTCATAGAATGGTGCAAACCAAAATGAGTGGCACACATTTGCATCCCCGTCAGATACAGTTCAATTAGCTATATCGTCGATCACATAAACGATTTTCGGCTTGTCACAACAGATGATCCAAGAGTGAAAAATACTTTTAACAGCTCGATACTACACAAAAACAAGGATCTCACCAACAAAGGCAGTCAAACAGTTTTTAATACAGGCAAAAAAAAGCAAGACACCTGAAAGATTTCAGCTAGGCTCTTCTGTTTGCTCCCAAGTCCTAAACCCGGCAAACCAATCAGACCATCACCACCCCACTCTGCAGAGCCATGTCCTTTGTCTGACTCAAGCTCAGTTTCGAGTTTCCTCGCATTAAACCCCGGGGGCATAGAAAACAACGAACTACTGCCACCATCATCGACTCTATTCCCTTTCCTCCTGTCTCCAATCCCACCCAGGACCGAACTCCCCCCTTTCAACCTTTGTGCAAATCTCCAATCCTCCTTCGAAAGCAAAGGAGGTGGAAGCCTCGGATTCAGATTCACATTCGAGTAATAGTATGAAAGATAAGCTGGGTCAGACCTAAGCTCCTCCTCGGACGAAAATCCATTTCCGTTCTTACTCCCAGAAAACTCTGAAAAGGTGCTACCACCTCCACTGCCACCAGCAGCAGTAGAACCACCAAACAACCCACCAACTGCACTCAATGAACCCTCCACAGTCGGAGGAGCAGATCCACTTCTATACAAATTAAGCTCAAGCTCGAGATCATCAGCCTCTTGCCGACTACGCTGCTCGCGGAGCAACAACCCTATCTCCATCTCCAACTCATCCCCAAATGACCCCTCGTTACCTCCAAGCATCGGTCTCCTTCCCAATTCACTCAACATTCTCTTAGCCCCAAATTGATCATCACCCTCTCAACGACAACACGAACTGACCAATACCCACTTTCAAAAACCAAACCCTAAGACAAtcacaaaatgaaaactttaaaCAAAAAACCCTATATTTACACCCGCATAATTCTCGCTTctaacctaatcaaaacccaaaattttcaCTACTCTCAAACTATACAATCAGCGATGAGACCACAGCCGAACATCAAGCAACCAACTACCCGAACCGATTCCATAAATTTaccagagaaaaaaaattttgcgcAACATGTTTTCACGTGACATCAAAAATCCCACATGAAACGGAAGCACAAGAGAACTGATGCGAGAAAAATCAGAGAAAACAGCGTTGAGCTGAGGAGCGTTCCAGCGTGATCATGGAGAAAGGAGTGCACTTGGGGGGGGATGAGATCAATCCGGCGGCTAATGGTTCCCAGCAGAACCCTTAGGGTTTTGTTCCAAATGGAAGGACGAATAAATGCAGTGAAATATCGTGTGCGTATTTATATATGTCCAAAGGATGAGGGCAATTGACCAAGTGATAACCGACTGATGTGTGGAAATTTAGAAGGGGGAGATAACGATGTTTGGTTTTTGCTCGTGTTCCCAAACCTTAACCAAAAAACATAGAACAACCCAAGTATCTTCGAGTGACACGTCAGCTCCTTAGATTCGCTGCTACGACGGAGTAAATGTGGTCTTCTGTTGGTATCGTATGTATTAGTAAATGGTTTCGATTCGGATactgttttatctcattttattattataaatttttaaaatttttatataaaatataataaataatttaatttttttaaattttaaaataataataatattaaaaaataatattttatttaatttttatctaaaaccatctcatcctatctcactatttaaatcaatctttagataaaaaaattaattattattaaaaaattaatttttttatataaattatatttttttttaaatgattatacaACACTTGTATAATctatgattacaaatatcaatgtatataataatatatatatatatatatatatatatatataaccggACAAAATTTGTTACACGATcacacaaattcaaaaaataaaagtataagcTAAGAGTTGAGGGATTTATAGTTtatacatttaattaaatggatcaaATTAGATTTACTCAAATacaatttaactcaattttaTAACCCAACACACAAGATTCaagtttaataatattttgtcacaacCCAATACCCATAAAACTAACCTCTAAATGGCGGATAAAATTGAAGGATTTTACctgtataattatatatgtcatattaagATTAGAACACAACTTGATACAGAATGAATTTGATATGACAATATGAGTTGCCCGCCTTAATCACAATCTCTCAACTCTTTTTCTATCTCGATTTTTAGTTTcctttagataatttttttatcatgttcttgacatttttaatgatgtttggACAAACCAACCGATTATGAGAGAATCAACTAGATTCCTTCAAAAGCATACAACTCTCTAGTGTATTGCCTATTCTAAGGTCTTGTATGTTTTCACAACTATTcgcatctcatataatcattataattttttcaaattttcatacaaaataaaataaacaattcaattttttcaaatttcaaaataaataaaatttaaaaaaatatatatattttaacgaGGTCTAAGTGCGATTGTTCTCgtgtgagttgagtagtggataGAATTATGTAGGGTCCATATAAATTgggtttaaagtgtgtttggatgttaagacgAGTTTAGTAcattttatagaaagttgaaagaagttgtgggtcccacatttaaggaagttttgagtttagatgagtttagtaatttgataattgagtatttagatgttagactcagtttaaaattatattaaattcagTTGAATTTTGCAACCAAACACATCTTAAGAGAACTCTCCTAGCTAGAAAATTGAGATATCATGGAACTTTTATTCAATATTATGCCAAAATAAGAGAGATGGAAAGTGTAAACAATATATGAGAGACAGTaacacaatatttattattattcttgtaCGTACGTCTTTCAAACAACTCGATAAATGTTATAAAACTCGTATACTATGTTTTTTGTACTAGGATTCTTACATGCTTATAAAACATATCTTTCATTAGTAatttatacttaaaacatatatttttgtcctctcaacccatttatataaaattgaattagACATGTTTGAGTCAACACGGTATAATTTGTTTATTGAACATGTTATATAAGTTGTATTTAAATGGTTTGTACTATAGTTAAGGGTTCTAATCTATTAATTAAACGAAATATTGATATGTTTGGTAAGTGAGGtgagatacaaaattttcatttcatttcatcttattattataatttttttaaattttcacataaaatataattaacaattcaatttttttaaattacaaaataatattttaaactttttatttaaaataaaaaattatcatctcaccATTCAAGCATATCAGACTGATCCATATAGTTATTTGAATTGACACgatataaattttatcaacCGGCCAACAAGAATTATAGCCCATAGTTTTAGTACTATGTGTTgaccttttcttcttttgatagTGGACGTCCCATTTATCACTTACTTTTCTCTGATtcatttattttggatatttgactataactattttattttattttttatttgagagcCAAACAgaaaattctacaaaaacaTTAAGATCTCGTATCATCAGTAATAAACTTTGAATAGACAAATTCAACGAAGAGGATCCCTCCAaccatatatatcatgtttaaatagtaaaaatatttcatctcattctataattataattttttcaaatttttatataaaatataataaataatttaattttttaaattttaaaataataataatattaaaaatattattctaaaaatattttattcaaattttaacttttattttccGTGACTATCCTAAcagatatatataaatccatAAATCCATGGTTGCAAAGGACATGTTGACAACAACCTCCATTAAaaggataatatatataggaaaaatctaattataagtaattttacGTACTAATACGCGtacccattcaatatgattgatcagaaaataaattttattgaaaacagtattaatttaaatttaaaatataaatataataatattaatatgcagattagtacgcaaacttgcttataaataacaaaactcatatatatattatacacacaCAAGGGTGCTGCAGCTGCTACACCTGTCGAGGTGAGCTACCGAACGgtgaaatatatgttttttaagtattttttaaactctttaaatatttttttaaaaaaattataaatttattaattctGTCCTTGTTTTGCCTTAAATAAATCCATGGTTGCAATTAATTGCAAAGGTTTTCGGAGgtcaaaattcaaaatgtaCCACGAGATGGAAATTGGGTGGCTTATAGTTTAGCTAGATGCTAGCCTGTTTACTTtcaacattaaaatttaaaattttgaaaatttttcatctcattattacaattttatcaaattttcacataaaataaaataaataatttaatttttttaaattttaaaataaaaataatattaaaaaatatattttaataatattttatttaattttttaattttaatttcaatttaattcattccatctcttctttaaaaataaacgagacttaAATGTGATGGGATTATGTATCTGCTTGTGCTGATCAAGCTCTTTGGTTTACTCAAGCTGCTTCTCTTCGATAAAAgtttggttataaaaaaaaaataaaaaaaaaaaaaaaaaaaaaaccatggttGCAATTGGGCAAACCGCATAGTCAGCTTGTTGACACGTGGGTAAGCGCAATTAAACGACCCCAAATTGTCTTGGTCACACGAGATCAGTGATTGTCAACTGGATaatttccaaattcttgagaaatagtgggaaaaatatatttgcataGAAAAAGGCTTCGCATCAGCATACTGTTTGCATCAGCCAAAGCACACCTTACGTGTAAATGTCatccaatttgtttttttttttttatttttttctccttcttcttctccccaCAGCCCGTTCCTCTCTCACCCATTTGATTACTTTAATAATAGATATGGTGATCTAAAGAGCATTCAGAGACTGAAATTTTGGCCACTTGATCGATTCTATGAGATGTTAATTAgcattcataaaattattagtGCTAATTGTCAATAGATGAtttgtaatttaattatatttgtcTCATTCTCTCCCGAGAAATATTCATTAAACAAGCCTTAATACTCTCGTTCTTTATTAAAAAGCATGAATGCTAATTACATTATTGataatctctttctttattaaaaagcaTGTGTGCGTGATGATGCTGAGTAATTATCCTACATTAAATACTAATCACAAAAgttcaatttaatatatatatatatatatatatatatatatatatccttctaATTagcttaaattttttagataaatagtaattatttCTAGAACAAGTTATATggttttatttaacttgttaagttaatgatttttttttcagttttctgTGTTTTGATGCTATTTTTTAGATGACCTTGCGGcttaattaatattcatttccCTATCGTTTGTAATTATTATAacatatgtaattaaaattgagtaatgttattatGTCTCTTAATTTATACAACACATTTTACCCATTTGATGCGTCACTACAATGCGATGCCaagtaatttattaaaaaatttaagcaaaatatatttaaaataaaatggtgcaaaaaagatgaaaactaaaattatagATTCTCTTTACTCTTTTTATGCTTGTCTTTACTCTTTAAAAATTCAACCCTCCCAATTTGGTATTCGGATCCATTTGgcattttacaatttttttttcttttaattattaaaattaaaaataaagacatTTATTTTCTGGTCTTCTATAATTTGTGTCACGGCGGGAttccttaattaatttgctgtttcttcctaattaaaaaaatatatataaaagagataaatactataaatattttactttatgatCAAGTTTCAAATTGGTTCATTCCTAAAGATTTTGTTactttccgaaaatgataatgtAGTTATTGATCACCACTCACACTCAAtagtaggggtgtaatcggtccagttttggataaaatttgaGACTAAATTGGTATACAccgattttacattttcaagaacTGATTCTGCACTAGTTATACCTCTAAACtggtacttccagttttaccaGTCTCGGTCCGGTTTTaacatactatattatatattatataatatatataatagtatattatagtatataatactatagtgataatatattataatatattataattatattatagactagttatatattatattatagattatagtgatatattatagtatactataatatataatgatatagtattattataactattaatatgcactatatattattagtataactattaataatttaatataatagactatagtgatataagatttcagaatttaatattatattaattaataatttatcatataatataaaactattttatatataattatatattatatatacaaattatatataatataaaaaattataatatatatatatataaaccggtCCGGATTGGTCCGATtcggttttagaaaaagaaaaatcggaATCGGACCgattttgattagttttaagaaaaatgaaaccggTACCGGATTGAACCAACATTAATACCAAACCAAATCCATCGGTTCAATCCGGTTTATTGGTTCAATCCGGTTTATTggtttaccattttttttacacccGTACTCAGAACCAATAAAAAGATGACTagacaaaataaaaagtaaaatattgaaaaataaaataaaattgagtaaaaaaaaaaatgttatgatCAATTTGAGATTTGACAATAACCATGGGTACTACTTGGAAACTTTTTTAAACCGCACGTACCATATGTGAAAAAGTCAAAACCACATAGACCTATAGGCTCTACCCCATTATGATAAGTGGTAAGGATATGTGATGTAtaagatctcacattacttagaaatgagaagttattattgtttttattgtttctaATGAAGCTTCAATTGTATTATTAACTAATCCTTCTAGAATACACGTCATATGACTTAGGCTTTTCATTcaggcattacaaatggtataagAGTCTAATCTAACtaaaaatgtgagacttgagtcATGTCACCTATGATAGACTAGCCCAACGAGTACGTTAGGAATATAAGAGGAGAGATTGTGATATCACATTATGATAAGTGATAAAGGTAGGTAGTGTTTTTGATCTCATATTGTTTAGGAATGAGAAgatcttgctctttataatatttcaatgaggctccaattgtataattgattagtccttttaaACTTTAGATTATGTGATTTGGACCTTCTATTTAGAAGTTAcatgaacaatatttttcactttttattacGCAAGCAAAACAGAGCAAGATTTTG encodes:
- the LOC121239139 gene encoding pumilio homolog 2-like — its product is MLSELGRRPMLGGNEGSFGDELEMEIGLLLREQRSRQEADDLELELNLYRSGSAPPTVEGSLSAVGGLFGGSTAAGGSGGGSTFSEFSGSKNGNGFSSEEELRSDPAYLSYYYSNVNLNPRLPPPLLSKEDWRFAQRLKGGSSVLGGIGDRRKGNRVDDGGSSSLFSMPPGFNARKLETELESDKGHGSAEWGGDGLIGLPGLGLGSKQKSLAEIFQDDLGRPTPVTGIPSRPVSRNAFDENVEAAGSAEAELAHLRHELKTSDALRSGANGQGSSAVHNVTPSSYTYAAALGASLSRSTTPDPQLVARAPSPCITPIGGGRANTSEKRGITSPNSFNGISSGFNESTDLVAALSGMNLSANGVLDDENHLPSQIEQDVDKQTNYLFGLQGSQNHIKQQAYLKKSESGHLHMPSAPHSAKVSYSDSVKSNGAGSDLHNSPSDRQVELQKSGLSSGNSYLKGSPNGGGGLAAQYQHVDGTNSSFTNYGLTGYNINPALASMMASQIGTGNLPPLYENIAAASAMAAPGMDSRVLAGGLPSGAAASETHNLGRMGNQMAGNGVQASFVDPMYLQYLRTSEYAAQLAALNDPSLDRNYLGNSYINLLELRKAYLGTLLSPQKSQYSVPLSSKSVGSNHHGYYGNPAFGVGMSYPGSPVAGSVIPNSPVGPGSPMRHSELNMRFHSGMRNLAGGVMGPWQLDAGYHMDESLASSLLEEFKSNKTKCFELSEIAGYVVEFSADQYGSRFIQQKLETAMIEEKNMVYQEIMPQALALMTDVFGNYVVQKFFEHGLPSQRRELANKLLGNVLTLSLQMYGCRVIQKAIEVVDLDQKIRMVEELEGHVMRCVRDQNGNHVIQKCIECVPEDAINFIVSTFFDQVVTLSTHPYGCRVIQRVLEHCKDLNTQSKVMDEILGAVSMLAQDQYGNYVVQHVLEHGKPHERSAIIKELAGKIVQMSQQKFASNVVEKCLTFGGPSERQLLVNEMLGSTDENEPLQAMMKDQFANYVVQKVLETCDDQQRELILSRIKVHLSALKKYTYGKHIVARVEKLVAAGERRIAAQSPHPA